The following are encoded in a window of Halorhodospira halophila genomic DNA:
- a CDS encoding recombinase family protein — MRTFAYCRVSTVEQNPENQIGAIRQAGYEIQDHRVVVEHVSGSVEARKRPEFRRLVDDKLEPGDRLIVLKLDRLGRDAIDVQQTIEALHARQLSVVSLDLPTPDLTSANGKLILQMFAAFAEFERNRIRERTAEGLERARREGRRPGRPRATDTTAAVQRLKLRGYSQRQVARELGKGLATVKRHWHV; from the coding sequence GTGCGCACGTTCGCCTATTGCCGCGTAAGCACCGTCGAGCAGAACCCCGAGAACCAGATCGGAGCTATCCGCCAAGCGGGCTACGAGATCCAGGATCACCGGGTAGTCGTCGAGCACGTCAGCGGCAGCGTAGAAGCCCGCAAGCGGCCAGAATTCCGTCGGCTGGTCGACGACAAGCTAGAGCCCGGAGACCGCCTCATCGTGCTCAAGCTAGACCGCCTCGGCCGCGACGCCATCGATGTACAGCAGACCATTGAAGCCCTGCATGCGCGCCAGCTATCCGTGGTCTCCCTCGATCTCCCGACCCCGGATCTAACGAGCGCTAACGGCAAGCTTATCCTGCAGATGTTCGCTGCCTTCGCGGAGTTCGAGCGCAATAGGATTCGAGAGCGCACGGCCGAGGGACTCGAGCGAGCTCGGCGAGAGGGCCGACGCCCGGGGCGACCGCGGGCGACAGACACGACCGCCGCCGTCCAAAGACTCAAGCTGCGTGGGTACTCGCAACGCCAAGTAGCGCGAGAGCTCGGCAAGGGCCTAGCAACCGTTAAGCGGCACTGGCACGTCTAA
- a CDS encoding WGR domain-containing protein, producing the protein MIPLLMVPNALTLAYTARLGRSRPPDRVAAMTHRRWRPVGPLRRNRLRGEGGVNRDGVNLVRVDAETDVWRFYSVWVEADLFAPARLVRFWGRIGARGGQCRVEPYEDPERARRALEKTVAQKVRRGYSRQAG; encoded by the coding sequence ATGATCCCCCTATTGATGGTACCAAACGCCTTAACGCTGGCCTACACTGCGCGGTTGGGCAGGTCTCGGCCACCGGACCGGGTAGCGGCAATGACCCATCGTAGGTGGCGGCCCGTGGGGCCGTTACGGCGTAACAGATTGCGAGGGGAGGGGGGTGTGAACCGTGATGGCGTGAATCTGGTCCGTGTCGATGCTGAGACGGACGTCTGGCGCTTCTACTCTGTCTGGGTAGAAGCGGATTTGTTCGCCCCGGCCCGGCTCGTGCGCTTCTGGGGAAGGATTGGGGCTCGTGGCGGCCAGTGCCGGGTAGAGCCCTACGAGGACCCCGAAAGGGCGCGGCGCGCTCTGGAAAAGACCGTGGCCCAGAAGGTCAGGCGAGGGTATAGCCGCCAAGCGGGGTGA